In Actinoplanes derwentensis, the following proteins share a genomic window:
- a CDS encoding cystathionine beta-synthase, with translation MRYYDNVVEIIGNTPLVRLNSVTDGISATVLAKVEYMNPGGSVKDRIALRMVQDAEEAGLLKPGGTIVEPTSGNTGVGLALVAQLRGYKCVFVCPDKVSEDKQNVLRAYGAEVVVCPTAVAPEDPRSYYNVSDKLTRDIPGAWKPDQYSNPANPRSHYEQTGPELWEQTGGKITHFVAGVGTGGTITGVGRYLKEQGEVRVIGADPEGSVYSGGTGRPYLVEGVGEDFWPTAYDTSVTDEVIEVSDSDSFEMTRRLAREEGLLVGGSCGMAVVAALEVARKAGPDDVIVVLLPDGGRGYLSKIFNDKWMARYGFLRTQEGTPTVADALAGKAEGIPPLIHVHPTETVRDAIDYMREYGVSQLPVLKAEPPVVTGEVAGSISEKALLDALFTGQAHLHDTIERHMGDPLPMIGGGEPVAEAVGLLEKADAAMVLVDGKPAGVLTRQDLLAHLS, from the coding sequence GTGCGCTATTACGACAACGTCGTCGAGATCATCGGTAACACTCCGCTGGTCCGACTCAACAGCGTGACCGACGGCATAAGTGCCACAGTGCTGGCCAAGGTCGAGTACATGAACCCCGGTGGCTCGGTCAAGGACCGGATCGCGTTACGGATGGTGCAGGACGCCGAGGAAGCGGGCCTGCTCAAACCGGGCGGCACGATCGTCGAGCCGACCAGTGGAAACACCGGTGTCGGCCTGGCTCTCGTGGCACAGCTCCGCGGTTACAAGTGTGTCTTCGTCTGCCCCGACAAGGTCAGTGAGGACAAACAGAACGTGCTCCGGGCGTACGGCGCGGAAGTGGTCGTCTGCCCGACCGCCGTCGCCCCGGAGGACCCCCGCTCCTACTACAACGTCTCCGACAAGCTCACCCGGGACATCCCGGGCGCTTGGAAGCCGGACCAGTACAGCAACCCGGCGAACCCACGCTCGCACTACGAACAGACCGGCCCCGAGCTCTGGGAGCAGACCGGCGGGAAGATCACCCACTTCGTCGCGGGCGTCGGTACCGGCGGCACCATCACCGGTGTCGGGCGCTACCTCAAGGAGCAGGGCGAGGTGCGCGTCATCGGCGCCGACCCGGAGGGTTCCGTCTACTCCGGCGGGACCGGCCGGCCGTACCTGGTCGAGGGTGTGGGCGAGGATTTCTGGCCCACCGCGTACGACACCAGTGTCACCGACGAGGTGATCGAGGTCAGCGACTCGGACTCCTTCGAGATGACCCGCCGCCTCGCCCGCGAGGAGGGTCTGCTGGTCGGCGGCTCGTGCGGGATGGCCGTGGTGGCCGCGCTCGAGGTGGCCCGCAAGGCCGGTCCGGACGACGTGATCGTGGTGCTGCTGCCCGACGGTGGCCGTGGTTACCTCTCGAAGATCTTCAACGACAAATGGATGGCGCGGTACGGGTTCCTCCGCACGCAGGAGGGCACACCGACCGTGGCCGACGCCCTGGCCGGCAAGGCGGAGGGCATCCCGCCGCTGATCCACGTGCACCCGACCGAGACGGTGCGCGACGCCATCGACTACATGCGGGAGTACGGCGTCAGCCAGCTCCCCGTCCTGAAAGCCGAGCCGCCGGTCGTCACCGGTGAGGTCGCCGGTTCGATCTCGGAGAAGGCGCTGCTCGACGCGCTCTTCACCGGCCAGGCCCACCTGCACGACACCATCGAACGGCACATGGGTGACCCGCTGCCGATGATCGGTGGCGGTGAGCCGGTCGCCGAGGCGGTCGGTCTCCTGGAGAAAGCCGATGCCGCGATGGTCCTGGTCGACGGCAAGCCCGCCGGCGTCCTGACCAGGCAGGATCTGTTGGCCCACCTGAGCTAG
- the ppk2 gene encoding polyphosphate kinase 2, whose translation MQSEFDLRATPPYEGPIAELNGYRVVDDEDDDPRLLNADGMPVDTWREDYPYDERLSRAEYDHDKRLLQIELLKLQNWCKDTGERLLICFEGRDAAGKGGTIKRFMEHLNPRGARVVALEKPNPREESQWYYQRYIKHLPAAGEIVLFDRSYYNRAGVERVMGFCNRKEYLEFLRQTPELERMLVRSGIKLVKFWFSVTKGEQRTRFAIRQVDPVRQWKLSPMDLASLDRWDDYTEAKEAMFFYTDTADAPWTVVKSNDKKRARLAAMRYVLNRFPYHGKDPEVVSAPDPQILGPASLVVENTEDSPLIFPRL comes from the coding sequence ATGCAATCCGAGTTCGACTTACGGGCCACACCGCCCTATGAAGGTCCGATCGCCGAGCTGAACGGTTACCGGGTCGTCGACGACGAGGACGACGACCCGCGTCTGCTGAACGCTGACGGCATGCCGGTCGACACCTGGCGCGAGGATTACCCGTACGACGAACGGCTGTCCCGTGCCGAGTACGACCACGACAAGCGCCTGCTCCAGATCGAGCTGCTGAAGCTGCAGAACTGGTGCAAGGACACCGGCGAGCGTCTGCTGATCTGTTTCGAAGGACGTGACGCGGCCGGCAAGGGCGGCACGATCAAGCGGTTCATGGAGCATCTGAACCCACGTGGCGCCCGGGTGGTGGCTCTGGAGAAGCCGAACCCGCGCGAAGAGAGCCAGTGGTACTACCAGCGCTACATCAAGCACCTGCCGGCGGCCGGGGAGATCGTGCTCTTCGACCGGTCGTACTACAACCGGGCCGGCGTGGAGCGGGTGATGGGCTTCTGCAACCGCAAGGAGTACCTGGAGTTCCTGCGGCAGACCCCGGAACTGGAGCGGATGCTGGTCCGGTCCGGGATAAAGCTGGTCAAGTTCTGGTTCTCGGTGACGAAGGGTGAGCAGCGGACCCGGTTCGCGATCCGGCAGGTGGACCCGGTCCGGCAGTGGAAGCTGTCACCGATGGACCTGGCGTCGCTGGACCGGTGGGACGACTACACCGAGGCCAAGGAGGCGATGTTCTTCTACACCGACACCGCGGACGCCCCGTGGACGGTGGTGAAGAGCAACGACAAGAAGCGGGCCCGGCTGGCGGCGATGCGGTACGTGCTGAACCGTTTCCCGTACCACGGCAAAGACCCGGAGGTCGTCTCCGCGCCGGACCCGCAGATCCTCGGCCCGGCCTCACTCGTGGTCGAGAACACCGAGGACTCGCCGCTGATATTCCCGCGCCTCTAG
- a CDS encoding CYTH and CHAD domain-containing protein produces MEIATETERKYDVPETFELPDLVGAGEIAGTDGAETHDLDATYFDTDDLRLMRNRRTLRRRSGGHDAGWHLKTPGDGVGRTEHRLNGDSETVPDELVGVVRAIVRRSPLAPVARLRTHRVETPLKDAGGRTLALVAQDQVRAESAGVETVWQEVEVEFVAGDPAVLDEVEQRLFAAGASPAEGPSKVSRALADRLAAEKAKAEDSGKKAKHKINPVAVYVGEQRDAILGHDPGARQGAPRSVHQMRVATRRLRSTLKTYRRSFGESDLRDELRWLAAVLGAVRDPQVLEEKLLGLVEEAGPEFAAAADRVRAHLDDRIATGRAELAEALDSDRYLDLLDRVDELVARRPRTADPVKRARKVLAKADVKLDAALESGVEEKIHESRKGFKQARYAVEVLAPEQGRPAKRLVKALTALQDGLGAYQDSNVARGVLRELGTDSFHFGVLYGRQEQVGRDELAKVPELARKARRRKVRRVF; encoded by the coding sequence GTGGAGATCGCGACCGAGACCGAGCGAAAATACGACGTTCCCGAAACGTTCGAGCTTCCTGACCTTGTCGGGGCCGGCGAGATCGCCGGCACTGACGGCGCTGAGACCCATGATCTCGACGCCACCTACTTCGACACCGACGACCTCCGGTTGATGAGAAATCGCCGGACTCTTCGCAGACGTAGCGGCGGTCACGACGCCGGCTGGCATCTGAAGACGCCGGGTGACGGGGTGGGCCGCACCGAGCACCGGCTGAACGGCGACAGCGAGACGGTGCCGGACGAACTGGTCGGCGTGGTCCGGGCGATCGTCCGGCGCAGCCCGCTGGCGCCGGTGGCCCGGCTGCGCACGCACCGGGTGGAGACACCGCTCAAGGACGCCGGGGGCCGGACTCTGGCGCTGGTCGCGCAGGATCAGGTCCGCGCGGAGTCCGCCGGGGTGGAGACCGTCTGGCAGGAGGTCGAGGTCGAGTTCGTCGCCGGTGACCCGGCGGTTCTCGACGAGGTGGAGCAGCGGTTGTTCGCCGCGGGCGCCAGCCCGGCCGAGGGCCCGTCGAAGGTGTCGCGGGCGCTGGCCGACCGCCTGGCCGCGGAGAAGGCGAAGGCCGAGGACTCCGGGAAAAAGGCCAAGCACAAGATCAACCCCGTGGCGGTGTACGTCGGGGAGCAGCGCGACGCGATCCTCGGCCACGATCCGGGTGCTCGTCAGGGCGCGCCGCGTTCGGTGCACCAGATGCGGGTCGCCACCCGTCGTCTGCGCAGCACGCTGAAGACGTACCGGCGAAGTTTCGGAGAATCGGACCTGCGTGACGAGTTGCGCTGGCTGGCGGCGGTGCTGGGCGCGGTCCGCGATCCGCAGGTGCTGGAGGAGAAGCTGCTGGGCCTGGTGGAGGAGGCGGGGCCGGAGTTCGCGGCGGCCGCCGACCGGGTTCGGGCGCATCTGGATGACCGGATCGCGACGGGCCGGGCGGAGCTGGCGGAGGCCCTCGACTCGGATCGCTACCTGGATCTGCTGGATCGGGTCGACGAGTTGGTGGCGCGCCGGCCGCGGACCGCTGACCCGGTGAAACGGGCGCGGAAGGTGCTGGCGAAAGCGGACGTGAAACTGGACGCGGCCCTGGAGTCCGGCGTCGAGGAGAAGATCCACGAGTCGCGCAAGGGCTTCAAACAGGCGCGGTACGCGGTCGAAGTGCTCGCCCCGGAGCAAGGCCGACCGGCGAAACGGCTGGTGAAGGCGCTTACCGCGTTGCAGGACGGGCTCGGCGCGTACCAGGATTCGAACGTCGCCCGTGGTGTGTTGCGGGAACTGGGTACGGACAGTTTCCACTTCGGAGTGCTGTACGGACGGCAGGAGCAGGTCGGCCGGGACGAGCTGGCGAAGGTGCCGGAGCTGGCCCGGAAGGCCCGCCGGCGGAAAGTTCGCCGAGTGTTCTGA
- a CDS encoding YkvA family protein: MAKTLKRAAAFTALARALGSGTRGGPSLGQRLGALPRMMRATAKGEYDGGMRLALMAAATAYVVSPIDAVPEMFLWVFGLIDDAVAVTWLAGTILSETERFLEWERTGPTLGVK; the protein is encoded by the coding sequence ATGGCCAAGACTTTGAAACGCGCGGCGGCGTTCACCGCGCTGGCGCGAGCACTCGGCTCGGGCACCCGGGGTGGGCCCTCGCTGGGCCAGCGGCTCGGTGCCCTGCCACGGATGATGCGGGCCACCGCCAAGGGGGAGTACGACGGGGGCATGCGCCTGGCGTTGATGGCGGCCGCCACTGCCTATGTGGTGTCCCCGATCGATGCCGTCCCGGAGATGTTTCTCTGGGTGTTCGGCCTGATCGACGACGCGGTCGCGGTCACCTGGCTGGCCGGCACGATCCTCAGTGAGACCGAGCGGTTCCTGGAGTGGGAGAGGACCGGGCCGACGCTGGGCGTAAAGTGA
- a CDS encoding GNAT family N-acetyltransferase: MTVLIRPADDGDVLAVGALHHRSRAAAYAHLIPSETFAARGPEAMGAWWQERWKWERDSHRMTVAVDDGELAGFTYVGPSETPGAVELYAIHVAPDRVGTGVGRQLMAHALTELAQLGEARAVLWVLTDNPIARRFYEHGGWKPDGETRTAPVNDRDLPQLRYSRALIS, encoded by the coding sequence ATGACCGTTCTGATCCGCCCGGCTGATGACGGGGACGTGCTTGCGGTGGGTGCGTTGCACCATCGTTCGCGGGCCGCCGCCTACGCGCATCTGATCCCGTCCGAGACGTTCGCCGCCCGTGGTCCGGAGGCGATGGGTGCCTGGTGGCAGGAGCGCTGGAAGTGGGAACGGGACTCGCACCGGATGACCGTCGCCGTCGACGACGGTGAGCTGGCCGGATTCACCTATGTGGGCCCGAGTGAGACGCCGGGCGCGGTCGAGTTGTACGCGATCCACGTCGCCCCGGACCGGGTCGGCACCGGGGTCGGCCGGCAGTTGATGGCACACGCGCTGACCGAGTTGGCCCAGTTGGGCGAGGCTCGGGCGGTGCTGTGGGTGTTGACCGACAACCCGATAGCGCGGCGCTTCTACGAGCATGGCGGCTGGAAACCGGACGGCGAGACCAGGACCGCCCCGGTCAACGACCGAGATCTTCCCCAACTGCGCTACTCCCGCGCTCTGATTTCTTAA
- a CDS encoding SGNH/GDSL hydrolase family protein, which produces MTRTHENVTRVRGLTETDLRRLRTAGRVVGAAGGAVAGLTALSAGLLLRQAADARRVIPMAEAPPPRGDGVYGAKFGGRPLVLVILGDSTAAGYGVHRPRETPGALFATGISRRLRRPVRLHRLAVVGSVSAGLPYQVDVALEYEPDIAVILIGGNDVTHASARPAAVRHLGDTVRRLRVIGCRVVVGTCPDLGAIKPIKPPLRWLARSWSRDLAAAQTVAVVEAGGRTVSLGDLLGPMFEADPIRMYSSDRFHPSAEGYARAVSVMMPTVLAVLGTEDPVTTPVAEDVRALSEAADEAVRAPGTEVAPVGRWARMRKYRWFSTRSTANVGGDPQGGAVGYTPEDHQVG; this is translated from the coding sequence ATGACCAGGACCCACGAAAACGTGACCCGGGTCCGCGGACTGACCGAGACGGACCTGCGACGGCTCCGGACCGCTGGCCGGGTGGTCGGCGCGGCCGGCGGGGCGGTGGCCGGACTGACCGCGCTCTCCGCCGGGCTGCTGCTGCGGCAGGCCGCGGACGCCCGCCGGGTGATCCCGATGGCCGAGGCCCCACCACCGCGCGGGGACGGCGTCTACGGCGCGAAATTCGGTGGGCGGCCACTGGTCCTGGTGATCCTGGGTGACTCCACAGCCGCGGGTTACGGCGTGCACCGTCCCCGGGAGACACCGGGCGCCCTCTTCGCCACCGGCATCTCCCGCCGCCTGCGCCGCCCGGTCCGTCTGCACCGGCTGGCCGTCGTCGGTTCCGTCTCCGCGGGCCTCCCGTACCAGGTGGACGTCGCCCTGGAGTACGAACCCGACATCGCCGTCATCCTGATCGGCGGGAACGACGTCACGCACGCCTCGGCCCGGCCCGCCGCGGTCCGCCATCTGGGCGACACGGTGCGACGGCTGCGGGTCATCGGCTGCCGGGTGGTCGTCGGCACCTGCCCCGACCTCGGTGCGATCAAGCCGATCAAACCGCCGCTGCGCTGGCTGGCCCGCAGCTGGAGCCGTGATCTCGCGGCCGCTCAGACCGTCGCGGTGGTCGAGGCCGGCGGTCGTACGGTGTCACTCGGTGACCTGCTGGGCCCGATGTTCGAGGCTGATCCGATCCGAATGTACAGTTCCGACCGTTTCCACCCGTCGGCTGAGGGGTACGCCAGAGCGGTGTCGGTGATGATGCCGACCGTGCTGGCTGTGCTCGGCACCGAGGACCCGGTGACCACTCCGGTCGCCGAGGACGTCCGGGCTCTGTCCGAGGCGGCCGACGAGGCGGTCCGCGCGCCGGGTACCGAGGTGGCACCGGTCGGGCGCTGGGCCCGAATGCGGAAGTACCGTTGGTTCAGCACTCGTTCCACGGCCAACGTCGGCGGTGACCCACAGGGCGGGGCCGTAGGCTATACGCCAGAGGATCATCAGGTCGGCTGA
- a CDS encoding SGNH/GDSL hydrolase family protein: MAGLPERLARAAATSLLAGAVGGVALLTGELLAARSRRYAKPTMGLALRTSMGPQNAPSLRLVLLGDSAAVGVGVEWLSDTVGGQLARLMADGGPDGGQRHVLLSSVGVAGSRCSDLATQVARSLLGDRPDVAVVLIGAYDAASGRSPEDAAGHLGQAVRRLRSAGVQVVVGTCPDLGAARSMAPPLRQIAGLVGRRMARAQAKAVTEAGGVVVDLAAETGAVFRADAGTLCYDGFHPSADGYRVWAHALYPAVAKAASFRSA; this comes from the coding sequence ATGGCTGGGCTACCGGAACGATTGGCCAGGGCCGCGGCCACGAGTCTGCTGGCCGGGGCGGTGGGCGGAGTCGCCCTGCTCACCGGCGAGCTGCTCGCCGCGCGGTCCCGGCGTTATGCCAAGCCGACCATGGGCCTGGCACTGCGCACGTCGATGGGCCCACAGAACGCGCCGTCGCTGCGCCTGGTGCTGCTCGGCGACTCGGCCGCGGTCGGTGTCGGGGTGGAGTGGCTGTCCGACACGGTCGGCGGCCAGCTCGCCCGGCTGATGGCCGACGGCGGACCGGACGGTGGACAGCGGCATGTGCTGCTCTCCAGCGTCGGGGTGGCCGGCTCCCGGTGCAGTGACCTCGCCACCCAGGTCGCGCGCTCACTGCTCGGCGATCGGCCGGATGTCGCGGTGGTGCTGATCGGGGCGTACGACGCCGCTTCCGGCCGCAGTCCCGAGGACGCGGCGGGTCATCTGGGTCAGGCGGTCCGGCGGTTGCGCTCGGCCGGTGTCCAGGTGGTCGTCGGCACCTGTCCTGACCTCGGCGCCGCCCGTTCGATGGCGCCGCCGCTGCGGCAGATCGCCGGGCTGGTGGGCCGGCGGATGGCCCGGGCCCAGGCCAAGGCGGTGACCGAGGCCGGTGGGGTGGTGGTCGATCTGGCCGCTGAGACGGGTGCGGTCTTCCGGGCCGATGCCGGGACCCTCTGTTACGACGGGTTCCACCCGTCCGCGGACGGTTATCGGGTCTGGGCACACGCCCTGTATCCAGCGGTGGCGAAGGCGGCGTCGTTCCGGTCGGCGTGA
- a CDS encoding ribonuclease Z, which yields MRELVVLGTASQVPTRHRNHNGYLLRWDDEVILFDPGEGTQRQMLLAGAPMTPLKRICITHFHGDHSLGLPGILQRISLDRVPHPVAVHYPAGGQEFYDRLRHATSYWDNAEIVAEPVGAGFTVETSAGRLTALPLAHSIETYGYRLTEPDSRRMVPTLLAERGVKGPAVGELQRAGRLGDVTIEQVSEARPGQSFAFVMDTGLCDNVFELARGVDMLVIESTFLAQDAEMAAQVGHLTAGQAAVVARESGVRKLVLTHFSQRYPDPDRFLEEAAKEFDGPVVLAEDLLRVPVPPRG from the coding sequence ATGCGCGAGTTGGTGGTGCTGGGCACTGCTAGCCAGGTTCCCACCCGGCATCGCAACCACAACGGGTACCTGCTGCGCTGGGACGACGAGGTGATCCTCTTCGATCCGGGCGAGGGCACCCAGCGGCAGATGCTGCTGGCCGGAGCCCCGATGACCCCGCTCAAACGGATCTGTATCACCCACTTCCACGGCGATCACAGCCTCGGCCTGCCCGGCATCCTGCAGCGCATCTCGCTGGACCGGGTCCCGCATCCGGTGGCGGTCCACTATCCGGCCGGTGGCCAGGAGTTCTACGACCGTCTGCGGCACGCCACCAGCTACTGGGACAACGCCGAGATCGTGGCGGAGCCGGTCGGCGCCGGATTCACGGTGGAGACCTCAGCGGGGCGCCTCACCGCGCTGCCGCTGGCACATTCGATCGAGACGTACGGGTACCGCCTCACCGAACCCGACTCCCGCCGGATGGTTCCCACCCTGCTGGCCGAGCGTGGTGTCAAGGGCCCGGCCGTCGGTGAGTTGCAGCGGGCCGGGCGGCTCGGCGACGTGACGATCGAGCAGGTCAGCGAGGCCCGCCCCGGTCAGAGTTTCGCCTTCGTGATGGACACCGGCCTGTGCGACAACGTCTTCGAACTGGCCCGGGGTGTCGACATGCTGGTGATCGAGTCGACCTTCCTGGCCCAGGACGCCGAGATGGCCGCCCAGGTCGGGCACCTGACGGCGGGGCAGGCGGCCGTGGTGGCGCGCGAGTCCGGCGTACGCAAGCTGGTCCTGACGCATTTCTCGCAACGCTATCCGGACCCGGACCGCTTCCTGGAGGAAGCCGCCAAGGAGTTCGACGGCCCGGTGGTGCTCGCCGAGGATCTGCTGCGCGTGCCGGTGCCGCCGCGGGGCTAA
- a CDS encoding ApeA N-terminal domain 1-containing protein, with the protein MRNVGEATFMGQWWLPGQNKRRSPGTLIMGDHSPELSLSSLSDMSINHIDDTTWPDIPIMHGASMGNCLTLLDVLTTKVSSSLGSRSEETRSTFNVGTALVGQSHLNSTEECRFNHASIQLPNFNEWVNRSPYRWTFSNSTTAVELAPLPPLRADVDGCKITAWRSTTSKIGRLSSAGFTSYEVIELRLDERLPLEEIEYRYIRPLEQLISLATGTSCQAFNIEVGIYDDPEGNTAEPSISSYAVRRTKTDMEMQEDAKIRQHMRFGMNCKEFPPNIEFPELVPKWFSLQAKISTVCDLIFSGRQKSGGYLQQKMFTIASALEGLHRGLNPGYEKKSPAERARNNAIIEAVHDTLPQHRNWLKDAIASAHRKTYSFRIQELLNKTDNLMSEVVGNEVEWTRQLTGIRNGIGHVLASQDKKTVEQVFAILQSAQLLAEMILLRELGFSTHECRRSFEHHWEINSARHHVKKGFPEWFTG; encoded by the coding sequence CCTGGCACGCTGATAATGGGAGATCACTCCCCGGAACTCAGCCTATCCAGTCTAAGCGATATGAGCATCAACCATATCGACGACACTACCTGGCCCGACATCCCGATCATGCACGGAGCCAGCATGGGGAATTGCCTTACTCTCCTAGATGTCCTCACAACTAAAGTGTCATCAAGTCTCGGTAGCCGATCAGAAGAAACACGCAGTACTTTTAACGTGGGAACCGCACTAGTCGGCCAAAGTCACCTCAATAGCACTGAGGAATGCCGCTTCAACCACGCCAGCATTCAACTACCAAACTTTAATGAATGGGTAAACCGATCCCCATATCGCTGGACTTTTTCGAATTCGACTACAGCAGTTGAGCTGGCACCCCTTCCGCCACTTAGGGCAGACGTTGACGGATGCAAAATTACCGCATGGAGAAGCACGACCTCTAAAATAGGCCGACTCTCAAGTGCTGGATTTACGAGCTACGAGGTGATAGAACTTCGGCTCGACGAGCGGCTACCACTTGAAGAAATCGAGTATCGCTACATTCGGCCACTTGAGCAGCTTATAAGTCTCGCGACCGGCACCTCCTGTCAGGCCTTCAATATCGAGGTCGGAATCTATGATGACCCTGAAGGAAATACGGCTGAACCGTCGATATCTTCCTACGCCGTCCGTCGCACCAAAACAGATATGGAAATGCAAGAAGACGCAAAGATCCGACAGCACATGCGCTTCGGAATGAACTGTAAAGAATTCCCGCCGAATATTGAGTTTCCGGAGCTCGTACCGAAGTGGTTTTCCTTGCAAGCAAAAATCAGCACGGTTTGCGATCTAATATTCTCGGGGCGCCAAAAATCCGGCGGATACTTGCAACAGAAGATGTTCACTATCGCGTCTGCTCTTGAGGGACTTCATCGTGGCCTAAACCCGGGATACGAGAAAAAGTCCCCCGCCGAACGCGCCCGCAATAATGCGATCATCGAAGCGGTGCACGACACGCTCCCCCAACACCGCAATTGGCTTAAAGACGCAATCGCATCCGCCCACCGCAAAACTTATTCCTTTCGCATTCAGGAGTTGCTCAACAAAACCGACAACCTAATGAGCGAAGTTGTTGGGAACGAAGTTGAGTGGACCCGACAATTAACTGGAATCCGAAACGGCATCGGGCATGTGCTCGCAAGCCAAGACAAGAAGACAGTCGAACAGGTTTTTGCTATTCTTCAATCGGCTCAACTACTCGCCGAGATGATCCTATTGCGTGAACTTGGGTTCTCCACTCATGAATGTCGTCGCAGTTTTGAACACCATTGGGAAATAAACAGCGCTAGGCATCACGTCAAAAAGGGATTCCCGGAATGGTTTACAGGATAA